Within Helicobacter sp. 12S02232-10, the genomic segment CTGACTCCCATAATAATCCTCACTCCCGTGCGACCCAAAAGCCACCACGCCGATGGTATAGGTATTCTGATCATCTTTGGCAAAGCCAAAAAATGAACCGTTGTAAAGACTATCATATTTTCCTTCTTTAGCAATTCGAGCAGTCCCAGTTTTCCCTCCGACAATCACGCCATCAACTTTAGCAGATCGCCCCGTACCTGATGTAACGACCTTTATCAGAGTATCTTGCATTTTTTGAGAAGTGAGCGGGGCTAGCACGCGTTTTCTTGCAGGTAGCTTAGGGATATAAATATCCCCATTAGGCGCAGTGAGGTTTTGCGTGAGATGAGGTGTTACCAAATAACCCCCGTTTGAAAAAACACTATAAGCGCGCAAAAGTTGCATAAATGTCGTTCGCAATCCATACCCGTAAGAAGCACTTGCCTTATAAATTTCTCCACTCAAAAGCCTCACACTTGGAAGTAAGCCATTTTTTTCATAGGGCAAATCAATCCCAGTAAGCTCTGAAAGTCCAAACTTTTTCAGTCCATCATAAAACTCTTTGCCACTCAAACGCTGAGTAAGCTTAATCATTCCAACGTTACTTGATCGAATGATGACATCTTCGATAACGGGATTTTTAGTCGGGATTGAATCGTCCCTGATGATGTATTTTCCAAGTCTATAATAGCCATTATTTAAATCAATGCTTTGCATTGGATTAATCAGATTTTTATCCAACAAAATCGAATAAACGATCGGCTTTATTGTGCTTCCAGGTTCAAAAGAAACTTCAATCGCATCGACATTCAAATAAGGATAATCTGACTTCTTGATATTTTTGGGATCAAAACGATTGGTCGTAGCCAAAGATAAGATTTCTCCAGTCTTGGGGTTAATGATCCCCACTACAATTTCATCGGATTTATATTTCTTTTTCGCCGCGTCCAAAATTTCTTCAATTTTTTTCTGCAATTTCAAAGGAATGCTCAATGCCACATCAAAGCCATCTTGTCTTGGTTTAAACTTGGAATCCTTATTTTGAATGATATTAAACCCAATATCTCGTTTGCCCTCAAGTTTCCCATCTTGTTTTGGCGAAAGGATGGCATCGCGATACTTTTCAACCCCTTTTACCCCTTCAGTGATTGTAATCCTACCTGTCTCGATCTTTTTTGTATAGCCGATAACAGGTTCTAGAATCGTCCCATAGGCATAAATCCTGCTGACTCCGCTCACTTCAATGCCAATCCCCATTTTCTGTACAACTCTGCCATTTTTGTCCTCATATTCTCTAAAGACATCATAGGCCAAAAGTTTTGAATTGAGTTGTCTGAGATTAGCAGCAGTATTGGGGCTAATCGTGTATGAGATCACGATATAGCCTTTTTGAGAAATTTTTTCAAGAATGACTTCTTTGGAAATATTGCTATAGATAGAAAATAAATTCACAAAAAGTTGTTTTTTATCTGGATCAATGGATTCAGTATTTACACTGACCTTATAAAGCTTTTTACTCGCAGTCAAATTAAAGCCATCTTGGCTATAGATAGATCCTCTGACAGCAACATCAGTTTTAGAAACAACTAAAGTCGGAATTTTTCTAGGGATAATGATTTTAGTATAAACAATAGAGGCAAATATGATAAAGCACAAAAACAAAATGACAAATACGAAAAGTATTTTTTCTGATTTCTTGGGCGCCTCATCCATTCAAATTTTTAGATTTGTGTTCTTAAGATCTCTTTATAGGCACTAATAGCTTTGTTCCGGACTTCAAGCATTAATTTCATACTTGTCTCAGCCTTGCCTATAGCAATAGCAGCTTGATGGAGATCTTTAACCTGTCCGGTTGCCATATCTGCCAAAGCTTTATCAGAACTCTCTTGAGCAAGGTTAAGTTCATCAATGGATTTTTTAAGGATTTCGGAAAATTCCCCTTTTTCTCCCTCCGCTTTTACATTTGAAACCGAAGAAGTGCCTGATAAAGGCTTGGTGAGTCCGATATCATTTTTGATATTTTCCATATTCAATTCCTTAAAAATTACCTATCAAGCCTGCAACATCGAAATAGCATTACCTGCCATATTCTTTGCACTCTGAAAGGCCGCCACATTTGCTTGATAAGCCCTAGTTGCCTCAATCAAATCCGCCATTTCCACAACGGGATTTACATTGGGATAAGCCACATACCCTTCAGCATTTGCATCTGGATGGCTCGGATCGTATTTCATCAAAGGCTGCCTGTCATCTCGAACAATTTTATCAACATACACGCTCATTATAGCAGGTTTTGGCAACTTTCCAAAATCTCCTTCATCAAGAGGATCTTCATATGCAGCAAGATGGTTTTCTTTGGCAAGCTTTTCATTCAAAACCTTATTAAAATCAAATGCCTTAAACACAACCTCCTGTCGTCTGTAAGGTCCGCCCTCGTCGGTTCTAGTTGTGTTGGCATTGGCAATATTTGAAGAGATGACATTCACTCGAAATCGTTGTGCAGACAATCCATAGCCACTGATATCAAAACTGGATAAAAAAGCCATCATTTCCTCCTAAATCTTATAAATTCTTACCTGAATCAATCGCGTATGCGAAAATTCCCTTATGCTTTTTAAGCGCGGTTGTGAGTGCTTGATACATCACGCTGTTTTTTCCCATTTCGCTTGTCTCTACATCTAAATCAACGCTATTGCCATCATTTCTAGCCAAATGCCCATCTCTAAAAAACATTGATGCTTGATTTTCATCAAAATTTTTCCCCTTAAGATGCATTGGGGAAGTTTGCGCCATTTTCAATTCAAGATCAGGCTTATCTTCAAAAATTTCAGCCTTTTCCTTAGCTAGATAGGATTCAAAATCAACATCCCTCGGGCGATAAAAAGGTGTATCGACATTAGCGATATTGCTTGAGATCATATCTTGTCTGATCGAACGATAATCCAAAGCCTGATAAACAAGCGGGTAAGCTTTGGAAGATTCAAAATATGGAGGAAGCATTTTAGGGAACTCCAATTCAATAGCGATATATTTTTGATTTAAAACAAGCAATTTTTATTCCAATATCTGCCAAAGGGAATTAAGAAGTTTTTGGTAAAATTATAGGATAATTTCACAATAACGCTTAAAATTGAGGTTTAATGGCTGACACACGATTATTTCTATATACTGCAGTGTTGATCACAATCGGGGTGATTATGAGCTACTCACTCTCTGCCTACACGATCATCATCTACAATTACAGCGAATTTCATTTCCTTGCTCGCCAACTTTTTTCGGCTATCATCGGCATTTTATTGATGTGGATACTTTCTCAAGTCGATCCAGATAAAGGATTTAAAAAAATCGGCTTTGCCCTTTTTCTCTTCGGACTCGGATTGATGATCATTATGCCATTTTTGCCCGAAAGCATTGCAAGCAGTGCTGGAGGTGCAAAAAGATGGATTCGATTACCTGGCTTTTCGCTCGCCCCATCAGAATTTTTTAAGCTCGGATTTATATTTTTCCTCGCTTGGAGTTTCTCAAGAAAATTTGCCTTTGAGAGCAAACGCACAATTAAAGAAGAATTTTTAATCATTCTGCCTTATTTAGCAGTATTTGTTGTGGTTGTATTGCTGATAGCAGTTATGCAAAACGACTTAGGGCAAGTCGTGCTTTTAGCAATCACTTTGGGGCTTATGCTCATTTTTGCAGGAGGTAGCCTGCAACTTTTTGGCATTCTTTTCTTTGGAGTCATTGGGCTTGGAACACTCACCATCATCACCAGCTCGCATAGAATTTTGCGCGTCAAGCTGTGGTGGGCAAACGCTCAAGATTCTATCCTTGCCCTATTGCCCCATAATATCGCCGATTATATTCGCGTGGAAAATCTGCCTGAACCCTATCAAATCCATCACGCCACCAATGCAATTTATAATGGCGGATTTTTTGGTCAAGGGCTTGGAGAGGGATTGATTAAATTAGGATTTTTAAGCGAGGTGCATACTGATATGGTATTGGCAGGTATCACTGAAGAATTGGGCTTTATTGGATTGTTTGTGTGTATCGGATTGTTTTGTATCATCATTTATCGCATCTTTAAAATCGCCAATCGACTCAAAAATCAATCTTATTCTTTATTTTGCATTGGAGTAGCGCTTTTAGTAGGATTTTCTTTTATCATTAATTCATTTGGTGTCAGTGGTATCACGCCCATTAAAGGAATTGCAGTGCCATTTTTGACCTATGGAGGCAGTTCGCTGATTGCTAACTGCATTGCCATCGGTCTTGTGTTGTGCCTCTCAAAACAATCAAAAATCTAGAGTTTTAAAATCTATAAAATCGCTTTTAAAGGGGCATCATAATCAGGTTCATTTGTGATTTCTGCACAAATTTCTTTATATACGATTTTTCCATTCGGATCGATCACAAAAACTGCGCGTGTAAGCAAGCCCTCAAGCGGACCACTTTCCAATAAAACGCCATAATTTTGACCAAACTCTTTTTTTCTAAAATCACTCAGCGTGCTTAGATTCTCAATCCCTTCTGTGGAGCAAAACCGACCTTGAGCAAAAGGAAGATCCAAAGAGATTACATAAACGTTTGCATTACAAAGAGCAGCTGCCTTTTGGTTAAACTTTCGGGTTTGAGTAGCACACACGCCTGTATCCAAACTTGGAACGACATTGATAATTTGGTATTTTCCTTGCGCACCACCAATTTTAACGATGCTCAAATCTTTTCCAACAAGCTCTACTACAGGAGCGTTATCGCCGACATTGAGTTCTTTTCCGCTGATTTTTACCGGATTATTTTTAAATTTTACTTGCATTATATTTCCTTTAGAATATTGGAGTTACACTCTTCTCTCTAAATGTTTTTGAGAAGATTCATTTTAACCAAAATTTAATTAAATATCTGCAACCATATCCCCAATGAATTTTGCAAAAATCTTGCCAAAATTCAAATCACACCCAAAGGCGTCTTTGATGATAAAAAAATCTTACCTGCTAGATACTTCCGTCATTCTTGATGACGTTCAAAACATCCCCCATCTTTATCAAAATGGTCAAAATCGACTTTTTATCAGCGACACAGTCATAGAAGAATTGGACAAAAAAAAGGATCTTCAAAACGAAACCGGCTATTTTGCTCGTGAGTTCTTTCGTTGTATCAATAGTGATGAACCGATCAAAATCCATCGCAAAACCAGAAAAATAGAAGGAGATTTTTTCAAAGAAGTGATTTTTTCCAAAAACCCTCACCATATCCCCATCACACTCATTTATCGCCAAAAATACAAAATCGCAGGTCTTGATCACGGGCTTAATGATGCCAAAATCGCCGAAATTGCCAATGATTACGGCTTTATCCTCCTAAGCAATGATATTTCTTTAAAAATACGCTCTTTAGCAAAAGGGATTGCTGCGCAATCACTCTATCGTGACCGCGTTGAAAATCCCAATGATATTGATTTTTGGCATTATTTTAATCTACATAAAGACAAAGATTTCAACTCTTTAAATGCAAATAAAGATTTTTTAAAACTCAAAGATTGGAGTCTGATTGAAATCAATGAGCAGGATAACACAGAAAGTTCCTTGTATTTTACGGGTAAAAAGCATTTTGGTATCAAGCTTGATGGAAAATTTGAAGAATTCAAGCTTGATGAAATTCTTGAAGAAAGCGATCCATATATCAAACCCATCAATTTAGAACAAAAAATGCTTTATGCAATGCTCATTCACCCTAAAAATCGCGTTACTATCGCAACAGGTGCAACCGGAAGTGGCAAAACACTCATCGCCCTCCAAGCAGGTATCTATCTGGTCAAAAAAGGCATAGTCGATGGCATTATCTATATGCGCAATACCGTTACAGCCACTGACAAAGAATCTGAACTCGGTTTTCGCAAAGGCGATGAAGCTCAAAAATTAAGTTATTTTATGTATCCCCTCTACAGCGCGATCAATTTCACCATTGACAGGCTTCAAGAACAATCTTTAGCAAAAAAAATCGAATACAGGGGCGATGTCAATACCATCGAAAAAAGAGATGCGACCGAATATTTTTTGCAAAAACACCATATTGAAATCGTCGATATTGCTCACGCACGCGGTATCACTATAGGAAAAAAATTTGTTATTTTTGATGAAGTGCAAAACGCTTCAAATGCTACGGTTAAACTGATTGGAACGCGCATTGGTGAAAAAAGCAGAGTATTATTTTTAGGGGATTGGGCGCAAATTGACCACCCCTATTTGACTAAATTCCGAAATGGTGCAGTCAGTCTTTTGCAAAAAGCCCTCCAAGATGATATTCTTGCAGGCATTCAGTTGAGACAGACTATACGCAGTGACATTGCAGCTTATTTTGGAGAAAAGTTTTAGCGGACAATAAATGATTAATTCGTGCTTAAAATAACCAATAAAATTTTGCTTTCTAAAAATCAACTCTATTCTAAAAAATTCAAAACATTCTTTAGAGATTATCGACTTAAATTTTTCAAAATATTGTAGAAGGCGATATTAAAAGATCAAGCTTTCAAAAGCTTAACATTTTTATTTCAAAATAGCCATAAAAATAACGAAAAAATTAAATTTTACAGATTGAATCTGATTTTAAAATCTTAAAAAATAGGAAATGAAGATAGAAGATAATAAAATAATACATCCGACAATAGCAAAATAAAAATTAGAATATTAACCCAAAATATTTTGCTTTTGCAACATTTATTCGACTCTCTTCCATTAAGACTAATTTTTTCAACAAATTTAAAAAGATAATAAAGAATATTGATTACAAAAAAACCAATCAAGATCATAACAAATACAAGTTTATAAATACTGGCCTTATCAATATTAGTTAAGACAGAAGTAGAAAAAGTAAAGCTACCAACAAAAGCTAAAATGATAGAAGCAAATATCCCTAAAATTGCAACATATTGAGTTTGTTGGTTTTTTAGATTATTTTCGATAGTTTTATATTGATCTTGTTGGTTTTTTAGATTATTTTCGACAATTCTATATTGAGTTTGTAGGGTCTTAAGATTTTCTTCTTCTTCTGATAAAGACTTTTTTAAATTTAAAATCTTTTCTTCGTAATATTCAAGACGATAAACTTCAAGATTAATATGATCTTGAAGTTTATAAAACTGATTCCAACAGAATTTTGAGTCTTTACTTTGCTTGAGTTGATCGGCAATAATGCTAAGATTTTCAGAAATTTTAGCAAGAGTTTCATTTCTTTCTTCATCTGTTGTATCTTTTAAAATATAAGCAGTTATCGCAGAATAAGAATGCCTAAATTTATCAGAAGCATATATGTTCTTGATAGTATCTACTGCCTCATAAAAATATTCTTTAGAGTCAAACTCTTTTTTTGAAAGATTTTTTAAAAATTCTATAAGTTTTTTATTATCTTCCATTGCCTAAAGCTTCTTTTTCAATCAAGAAATCAGGAATCGTATTTTTATCACCTGCCCCATCTTTGAATGTCGCTACCCAAGCACCATTTGGGTGATGACTTTTTTGAACCAACTCCCAAGCAGGTAGCTTTATAGATTTTTCAATTGTTTGATTGATGATTGATTGCTCCTCATCTGATAAATCCAATTGAGAATCTTCTTCGGGCAAAAACATTTTGTTACTACCAAAAATCCTATATTTATAATAGACTTCTTCAAGCACAGGACCATATTGCCAAGCCTTAAATTCATCAGTAATAAGTTTTTTTCTAGTTTCTTTTAAAAAATCCAACTGAACAAAATACATAATTTTCTGAAGCTGTAGATTACTGATAGGTTTTTCTAGTTCAATGCACTTATTAATAATATATTTTGCAACTTTTAATGCTTCCATTATTGCAGCTCCTTAACATAAAATTGCAATCAGTTTTTATTATATAACAAAAACCATTAATAAGCTAAAATTCCTTATTTACATTCCTATCCTTAATTGGAGGAATAATCACATAATTTTTCCTATAGAGCTTTATTCCTTCTTGCTCTCCCCAAACCAAATCACCAATACTCCCCAACATTAGAATAAAAATCATCACTACCTTGAATTGCTCTTCCAATATCATAAAAAAACATTCCAATCCAGACATTAAACTCTAAAACTGATTTGATTGTATCTTTTAACATCACACTATCCTTTAT encodes:
- a CDS encoding penicillin-binding protein 2, which gives rise to MDEAPKKSEKILFVFVILFLCFIIFASIVYTKIIIPRKIPTLVVSKTDVAVRGSIYSQDGFNLTASKKLYKVSVNTESIDPDKKQLFVNLFSIYSNISKEVILEKISQKGYIVISYTISPNTAANLRQLNSKLLAYDVFREYEDKNGRVVQKMGIGIEVSGVSRIYAYGTILEPVIGYTKKIETGRITITEGVKGVEKYRDAILSPKQDGKLEGKRDIGFNIIQNKDSKFKPRQDGFDVALSIPLKLQKKIEEILDAAKKKYKSDEIVVGIINPKTGEILSLATTNRFDPKNIKKSDYPYLNVDAIEVSFEPGSTIKPIVYSILLDKNLINPMQSIDLNNGYYRLGKYIIRDDSIPTKNPVIEDVIIRSSNVGMIKLTQRLSGKEFYDGLKKFGLSELTGIDLPYEKNGLLPSVRLLSGEIYKASASYGYGLRTTFMQLLRAYSVFSNGGYLVTPHLTQNLTAPNGDIYIPKLPARKRVLAPLTSQKMQDTLIKVVTSGTGRSAKVDGVIVGGKTGTARIAKEGKYDSLYNGSFFGFAKDDQNTYTIGVVAFGSHGSEDYYGSQTAAPIFKEIVELLKEQGYLRIKKTTQ
- the fliE gene encoding flagellar hook-basal body complex protein FliE — translated: MENIKNDIGLTKPLSGTSSVSNVKAEGEKGEFSEILKKSIDELNLAQESSDKALADMATGQVKDLHQAAIAIGKAETSMKLMLEVRNKAISAYKEILRTQI
- the flgC gene encoding flagellar basal body rod protein FlgC → MAFLSSFDISGYGLSAQRFRVNVISSNIANANTTRTDEGGPYRRQEVVFKAFDFNKVLNEKLAKENHLAAYEDPLDEGDFGKLPKPAIMSVYVDKIVRDDRQPLMKYDPSHPDANAEGYVAYPNVNPVVEMADLIEATRAYQANVAAFQSAKNMAGNAISMLQA
- the flgB gene encoding flagellar basal body rod protein FlgB, producing MLPPYFESSKAYPLVYQALDYRSIRQDMISSNIANVDTPFYRPRDVDFESYLAKEKAEIFEDKPDLELKMAQTSPMHLKGKNFDENQASMFFRDGHLARNDGNSVDLDVETSEMGKNSVMYQALTTALKKHKGIFAYAIDSGKNL
- a CDS encoding putative peptidoglycan glycosyltransferase FtsW, with the protein product MADTRLFLYTAVLITIGVIMSYSLSAYTIIIYNYSEFHFLARQLFSAIIGILLMWILSQVDPDKGFKKIGFALFLFGLGLMIIMPFLPESIASSAGGAKRWIRLPGFSLAPSEFFKLGFIFFLAWSFSRKFAFESKRTIKEEFLIILPYLAVFVVVVLLIAVMQNDLGQVVLLAITLGLMLIFAGGSLQLFGILFFGVIGLGTLTIITSSHRILRVKLWWANAQDSILALLPHNIADYIRVENLPEPYQIHHATNAIYNGGFFGQGLGEGLIKLGFLSEVHTDMVLAGITEELGFIGLFVCIGLFCIIIYRIFKIANRLKNQSYSLFCIGVALLVGFSFIINSFGVSGITPIKGIAVPFLTYGGSSLIANCIAIGLVLCLSKQSKI
- the tpx gene encoding thiol peroxidase, with translation MMQVKFKNNPVKISGKELNVGDNAPVVELVGKDLSIVKIGGAQGKYQIINVVPSLDTGVCATQTRKFNQKAAALCNANVYVISLDLPFAQGRFCSTEGIENLSTLSDFRKKEFGQNYGVLLESGPLEGLLTRAVFVIDPNGKIVYKEICAEITNEPDYDAPLKAIL
- a CDS encoding PhoH family protein; its protein translation is MIKKSYLLDTSVILDDVQNIPHLYQNGQNRLFISDTVIEELDKKKDLQNETGYFAREFFRCINSDEPIKIHRKTRKIEGDFFKEVIFSKNPHHIPITLIYRQKYKIAGLDHGLNDAKIAEIANDYGFILLSNDISLKIRSLAKGIAAQSLYRDRVENPNDIDFWHYFNLHKDKDFNSLNANKDFLKLKDWSLIEINEQDNTESSLYFTGKKHFGIKLDGKFEEFKLDEILEESDPYIKPINLEQKMLYAMLIHPKNRVTIATGATGSGKTLIALQAGIYLVKKGIVDGIIYMRNTVTATDKESELGFRKGDEAQKLSYFMYPLYSAINFTIDRLQEQSLAKKIEYRGDVNTIEKRDATEYFLQKHHIEIVDIAHARGITIGKKFVIFDEVQNASNATVKLIGTRIGEKSRVLFLGDWAQIDHPYLTKFRNGAVSLLQKALQDDILAGIQLRQTIRSDIAAYFGEKF
- a CDS encoding type II toxin-antitoxin system antitoxin SocA domain-containing protein, translated to MEALKVAKYIINKCIELEKPISNLQLQKIMYFVQLDFLKETRKKLITDEFKAWQYGPVLEEVYYKYRIFGSNKMFLPEEDSQLDLSDEEQSIINQTIEKSIKLPAWELVQKSHHPNGAWVATFKDGAGDKNTIPDFLIEKEALGNGR